One window of Chitinophagales bacterium genomic DNA carries:
- a CDS encoding DNA cytosine methyltransferase, whose product MNVLSLFDGCSTGQVALQRAGIPYRFYMASEINEAAMRVTRHNFPATLMCGDVTKLSASKLPVIPDLVIGGSPCQTFSNAGKRTGFDGTSGLFWEYVRVLKEVRAVNPAVKFLLENVVMKKEWADAITIALGVSPIMIDAALVSAQSRKRLYWTNIPGVTQPADRGILLKDILEPDVFDYNVPVRDKSKTLRVGDGSGLGTKQEWDSPFVHPKYYHTDAAIDYMLRPVADGRTHLDFHHHSDSADDKSACLTANLYKGVPYNVVVIRKNYVQFDISGKGHNSQQDRAYFGDKSPALTVEQAHRTKILVGAASRGREINGKIRQNIETRKDGKGNALTTVGKDSLVAMIQNGECAMRRYTPTECERLQGLPDGYTDVPNVSLTRRYEMLGNGWNADVIAHILSFLK is encoded by the coding sequence GTGAATGTTCTATCTTTATTTGACGGGTGCAGTACCGGGCAGGTAGCTTTACAGAGGGCCGGTATACCTTACAGGTTCTATATGGCATCTGAGATAAATGAAGCGGCTATGCGGGTTACCCGACATAATTTTCCGGCTACTCTAATGTGCGGTGACGTTACTAAATTATCAGCATCTAAACTGCCGGTGATACCCGACCTGGTCATAGGTGGTTCTCCATGTCAGACATTTTCCAATGCGGGTAAACGCACAGGGTTTGATGGTACCAGCGGGTTATTTTGGGAATATGTCAGGGTGCTTAAGGAGGTACGTGCTGTAAACCCCGCAGTTAAGTTTCTATTGGAAAATGTGGTAATGAAAAAGGAATGGGCAGATGCTATAACTATAGCACTCGGTGTATCACCCATAATGATAGATGCTGCATTGGTATCAGCACAATCGCGTAAGCGGTTGTATTGGACAAACATACCGGGCGTTACACAACCCGCGGATCGCGGTATACTTCTTAAGGATATACTGGAACCTGATGTATTTGACTACAATGTACCGGTCAGGGATAAATCAAAGACACTTCGCGTTGGTGATGGTAGCGGGTTAGGGACTAAACAGGAATGGGATTCACCGTTCGTTCACCCTAAGTATTATCACACAGATGCCGCAATTGACTATATGCTCAGACCCGTAGCAGATGGCAGGACACACCTTGACTTCCACCACCACAGTGATTCTGCTGACGATAAAAGTGCTTGCCTTACCGCTAATCTATACAAAGGTGTACCGTACAACGTAGTTGTCATAAGGAAAAACTATGTACAGTTCGATATTTCGGGTAAGGGGCATAATTCACAGCAGGACAGGGCGTATTTCGGGGATAAATCACCCGCACTCACAGTTGAACAAGCTCACCGTACTAAGATACTGGTAGGGGCAGCATCTCGGGGTAGGGAGATAAATGGGAAAATACGGCAGAATATAGAAACCCGTAAAGATGGTAAGGGCAATGCCCTTACCACTGTAGGTAAAGATAGCTTGGTGGCTATGATACAAAACGGGGAATGCGCCATGCGCAGGTATACGCCGACAGAGTGTGAGAGGTTACAGGGTCTGCCTGATGGATATACAGACGTTCCTAACGTATCATTAACACGTAGGTATGAGATGTTGGGTAACGGATGGAATGCTGATGTTATAGCACATATACTATCATTCTTAAAATAA